Proteins encoded within one genomic window of Triticum aestivum cultivar Chinese Spring chromosome 2D, IWGSC CS RefSeq v2.1, whole genome shotgun sequence:
- the LOC123054463 gene encoding 60S ribosomal protein L12-3 codes for MPPKLDPSQVVEVYVRVTGGEVGAASSLAPKIGPLGLSPKKIGEDIAKETAKDWKGLRVTVKLTVQNRQAKVSVVPSAAALVIKSLKEPERDRKKVKNIKHNGNISLDDVIEIAKIMKPRSMAKEMAGTVKEILGTCVSVGCTVDGKDPKDLQTEIDDGEVEIPSA; via the coding sequence ATGCCGCCCAAGCTCGACCCGTCGCAGGTGGTGGAGGTCTACGTCCGGGTGACCGGAGGCGAGGTCGGCGCGGCGTCTTCGCTCGCCCCCAAGATCGGGCCCCTCGGTCTCTCCCCCAAGAAGATCGGTGAGGACATCGCCAAGGAGACGGCCAAGGACTGGAAGGGCCTCCGCGTCACCGTCAAGCTCACCGTCCAGAACCGTCAGGCCAAGGTCTCCGTCGTCCCTTCCGCCGCGGCGCTCGTCATCAAGTCCCTCAAGGAGCCCGAGAGGGACAGGAAGAAGGTGAAGAACATCAAGCACAACGGCAACATCAGCCTCGACGACGTCATCGAGATCGCCAAGATCATGAAGCCCAGGTCCATGGCCAAGGAGATGGCCGGGACTGTCAAGGAGATCCTCGGCACCTGCGTCAGCGTTGGCTGCACCGTCGACGGGAAGGACCCCAAGGACCTGCAGACGGAGATCGACGACGGCGAGGTCGAGATCCCCTCCGCTTAA